The genomic segment CGAACTTTAAATTTATCACTTTCCTGTACTATGAAGCACGAATTGAAAATCAGCGAAGCTAAACCCCTGCCTGCGTATAGGTGATGTTATGCCTTCGCCCTTCTTTTTTGTATGTTGATTGTTCGTTCATATTTTCGGTTTTTGTCGTGCGTTGGCTTGGTGGCTCTTTTGCATCCCGATAGCTATCGGGATGGCTTGTGTGTTGGCTTCCTTCGACAAGCTCAGAACAGGTGTGCGGTTTTGCAATTGAAAATCATGAGCACCCTTGAAATTAAATTTAGACAAGCGAATAAATGTACCACCAAAAGCCTGGGCTATTTGCAGTCGGGAAGGTTTTTGTTTATTATGTCTGTCTTCAAGTAATCGTTTTTGGTTTTAGGTTGCCATTCAAAATGTTGAATTTCTTTAACCGTAAATAGTTTTGTTGGGTCTGATTGGATTAAATTTTGAGTGAAATCGTCTTCCAATTTCTGCAAGTGGTCAATGTCGCAAGGGGAAAGCTTTTGCTGAATGGCGATATTTCCTAAACTGTCAATTGCTGTTGGTTTTACACCATTGTTTAAGGAGACTGAAACCGTTTTTAAGTTGTCAATCCTTTGTATGATGTAAAGTCCTTCAAATTCTGCATCCACATAGAAAGTGTTGAATTGGTATCGTCCACCTGTTAGATAAATGGCAACATCTGTCAAGCAGGGTGATGGCTTGCTAACGATTCGTAAATTTGTTCTGTCAATTAGTTGATTGGGATATAGTTCTTTCATTGCTTCTTTCATTGCAAATGCTCCAACAACCAAACCGTCACATAAATGACCGTGAAATTTTTCGAGGTCATCAATCGTGATTTTTTGCTTGTGGGTTAGCCGTCCTTTTGAAAAGTCAGTGTCTATCGTTTCAAACTCAGGGAATTTGTCCGAAGTGTTGCAAGAAGCAAAGGCTAAAAGTATTACACACCAAAAAGTTTTCATATTCTTTTGAAATAGATACACAATAAGAAGCCGGTATTTTATGTGGTCATTGTATTTGAATTTTAAATGTTTCCGTATTTATTGAGGATTGCCAACTGCCCAGCGTGGTAAGCGGTGTGTGATACAATTCTGCCAAAAGCTTCGGCTTTGGTTTTAGTGCCAAATTCTTTGGTCGTGATTTGAGTTTCCCAATCGGTATCTGTTTGTTTTTCAACAATAGATTTTAGTTTCTCGAAGGATTCAGATACATAGTTTTTCAAGACTTCCAAGTCTGTCCATTCGCCTGTATCGTGTTTGTCAATGACTGTTTTTGCAGTTACTTTTACTTCGCTTGCACCAAACACATTTTTAGCAAAAAGCAATTCTACGTCACCAATATGGCGAATGAGAAAGCCCACCGAATTAGGTGAATTACCCAGTTTCTTTTGCAAATCATTTTCAGTTAGATTTTCTAACTGATTGGAGAATCGAGTTCGGGATTCAATCCAAAGTTCGAGGAGTGTATCCGTTTTTGATTTCATAGCAAAATGTTGAATAAAAATCCCGAAAGGATAATGAATAATGTAACTACTCCGAAATAGACGGCAATCAATTTCAGGGTCATTGCTTTTTTTAGTAAGGTTGCTTCGGGGATGGACAAGCCAACTGTTGCCATCATAAAAGCGATGGCTGTACCAAGTGGTACCCCTTTGGCAACAAATACTTGAATGACGGGAACAATTCCTGCTGCATTGGCATACATAGGTACGGCAAGAATTACAGCTAATGGAACTGTCCACCACTGACTACCACCCAAATATTGGCCAAAGAACTTTTCCGGAACATAGCCGTGCATGGCCGCACCGATGGCAATACCGATAATGACATACAGCACAACCCCTTTGACAATATCCCAAGCACCACGAGTGATTTCGGGTAATCGCTGACGAAAAGTCAATTGTTCTTCTTCGTATTCGCCTTGTTGCATTTTGTTTTCAAGAATTTTTTTCACCCAATCGGATAGTAAAGGTTCCAAGTTGAACTTTCCTAAAAGCCATCCGCCAATTGTACCTAACAAAATACCTGAAATTACGTAAATCAAAGTGGCTTTTATTCCAAACATTCCCAAAAACATGGCAATAGCGACTTCGTTCACCAATGGCGAAGTGATGAGAAAAGCAAAGGTTACACCCAATGGAATGCCACCTTGTACAAAGCCAATGAACAAAGGCACGGAAGAACAAGAACAAAAAGGGGTAATCGCTCCAAAGATGGAAGCAAATAAATATTCAAGTCCATACAGTTTTTTTCTGTTCAGGTAGTTTTTGAGCCGTTCGATGGGGAAATAGGCGTTCACTATTCCCATTAAAAACACAATCAAAAACAATAGAATAAGAATTTTCAATGTGTCGTACACAAAGAAATTTAAGGCTGTGCCTAAATGAGTTTCTGCACCTATTCCGACAACAGAATAAATCAACCAATCAGCGAAATGTTGTATCCAGTCAAACATAGTTGATTTGTTTTAACAACAACCCGAAGATGAGCAACAAGAATCGCCACCTGTTACAATCGTTGTATCGCCTTTTGTAGGAAAGCCTTTTTGCACCCAACGA from the Eisenibacter elegans DSM 3317 genome contains:
- a CDS encoding formylmethanofuran dehydrogenase subunit E family protein, producing the protein MKTFWCVILLAFASCNTSDKFPEFETIDTDFSKGRLTHKQKITIDDLEKFHGHLCDGLVVGAFAMKEAMKELYPNQLIDRTNLRIVSKPSPCLTDVAIYLTGGRYQFNTFYVDAEFEGLYIIQRIDNLKTVSVSLNNGVKPTAIDSLGNIAIQQKLSPCDIDHLQKLEDDFTQNLIQSDPTKLFTVKEIQHFEWQPKTKNDYLKTDIINKNLPDCK
- a CDS encoding DinB family protein gives rise to the protein MKSKTDTLLELWIESRTRFSNQLENLTENDLQKKLGNSPNSVGFLIRHIGDVELLFAKNVFGASEVKVTAKTVIDKHDTGEWTDLEVLKNYVSESFEKLKSIVEKQTDTDWETQITTKEFGTKTKAEAFGRIVSHTAYHAGQLAILNKYGNI
- a CDS encoding permease, with the protein product MFDWIQHFADWLIYSVVGIGAETHLGTALNFFVYDTLKILILLFLIVFLMGIVNAYFPIERLKNYLNRKKLYGLEYLFASIFGAITPFCSCSSVPLFIGFVQGGIPLGVTFAFLITSPLVNEVAIAMFLGMFGIKATLIYVISGILLGTIGGWLLGKFNLEPLLSDWVKKILENKMQQGEYEEEQLTFRQRLPEITRGAWDIVKGVVLYVIIGIAIGAAMHGYVPEKFFGQYLGGSQWWTVPLAVILAVPMYANAAGIVPVIQVFVAKGVPLGTAIAFMMATVGLSIPEATLLKKAMTLKLIAVYFGVVTLFIILSGFLFNILL